The following DNA comes from Nitrospira sp..
CGATCCCCAACTCCGCCGTAATGACCTGCTCCAACGATTCGACGAATGCCTTGCGATCGCCCGTGACGTCGAGCTGTCCGTCCTGCTGGAGGTGCGCGACCACCGACTCAGCCATATGGTGAACCCGATCCTTTGAGATGCGCATAGACTAGACTCGCTCGACGCGAATGGTGGTCGCCTCCATGACCCGGCGGAACTGCGTCGCATCGCCCACGATTTTCCCGATCACGTTCACACGATCCGCCGGCACCGGATCCGGCCCCATGCTCATCGGCGTCCGGCCGAAGAAAATCGCCAGGACCTGCCCCGCACCCCAGTAGGCGACATCGCCGACTTTCACTTGGTTGGTCGCGGTCTCCCGATAATCCTTGACCCCGGCCAGCTTGAAGTAAAACTCTTCGCCCCAGGTGTTGATCGGCGCATCGACCGGCAAGGCGGCGTACACCTCCCCGGCGGTCTTCGACCCCTTCAGTTCGGCTTCAAGTTGCACCCCGCCCACGGTGATGCGAATGCGCTTGGCTGGATCAGTCATCATAAAATTTGTCGGTGTGTGGGTATGGATAATCGGGTTGATTGCGGCCTGCAAATATGACGTCGAACTCTAACCGGTCTCCCGGGTGAAATCAAGGCAGCGGAGGAGCCCGGACTTTCGTCCTCCTGCTAAAATGAACCGAATGTTACCCTCAACTTTTGTGATTCTCGCGGGCATCGGACCTGTGAATGCAGCGGAGTAGCCCAGGCTTTCGCGCTCCTGCTAGAATACCGCCGCATGTTACCCTCAACCTTTGTGATCCTCCCGGGCATCGGTCCCGCGACAGAACGGCGCCTCTGGCAAGAAGGCCTGCTCACGTGGAACGATTTCTTGAGCCAGCCGCGGATTCCCGGAATCTCGGCTCAACGTAAGCAGTGGTACGACCAGGAGCTCGTCCAGGCTCAATCTGCATTCGACTCCGGGCACCTCGACTATTTCACGACACGATTGCCCGGCCGTGACCATTGGCGGTTCTTCGAACTGTGCGAACCCCGCACGCTGTATCTGGACATCGAAACCACCGGAACCTCCCCGCATGACGGGGAGGTAACCGTCGTCGGATTGCACCGGCGAGGCGAAACCGTCTGCCTGGTCCGTGGAGAGACCCTGACCGCGGAACGGCTCCAGGCAGAGCTGGATGCCTGCACGCTCCTCGTCACGTTTTTCGGAACGAGCTTCGACGTGCCGTACCTGCGCGCTAAATTCCCCGACCTCAGATTCTCCATGCCGCATTTCGATCTCTGCTTCGCCGCACGGAGATTGGGACTGCGCGGCGGACTCAAACAAATCGAACGGGAGCTTGGGATCGAACGGGACACGTCCGTCCAAGGTCTGGATGGATGGGATGCCGTGCGGCTCTGGATGCAATGGCGCTCG
Coding sequences within:
- a CDS encoding DUF507 family protein, coding for MRISKDRVHHMAESVVAHLQQDGQLDVTGDRKAFVESLEQVITAELGIEDALNAEVRQMLKAYEKQIEQGQVDYQRMFTMIKTKLVRERGIIL
- a CDS encoding cyclophilin-like fold protein, giving the protein MMTDPAKRIRITVGGVQLEAELKGSKTAGEVYAALPVDAPINTWGEEFYFKLAGVKDYRETATNQVKVGDVAYWGAGQVLAIFFGRTPMSMGPDPVPADRVNVIGKIVGDATQFRRVMEATTIRVERV
- a CDS encoding ribonuclease H-like domain-containing protein yields the protein MLPSTFVILPGIGPATERRLWQEGLLTWNDFLSQPRIPGISAQRKQWYDQELVQAQSAFDSGHLDYFTTRLPGRDHWRFFELCEPRTLYLDIETTGTSPHDGEVTVVGLHRRGETVCLVRGETLTAERLQAELDACTLLVTFFGTSFDVPYLRAKFPDLRFSMPHFDLCFAARRLGLRGGLKQIERELGIERDTSVQGLDGWDAVRLWMQWRSGDAAARALLLAYNEADTANLAPLAKHVFEDILIRFGPASVGAATPSYGERQDCHT